The following coding sequences lie in one Arachis hypogaea cultivar Tifrunner chromosome 4, arahy.Tifrunner.gnm2.J5K5, whole genome shotgun sequence genomic window:
- the LOC112744870 gene encoding heat shock 70 kDa protein 18-like, which produces MGEGKSSSVAIGIDLGTTYSCVAVWRNDGVEIITNDQGNRITPSCVAFTDTQRMIGDAAKNQVAANPTNTVFDSKRLIGRKFSDPHVQNDMKLWPFQVTNVDDVPKIVVEHKGEIKSFAAEEISSMILAKMREIAEKFLGTQVTNAVITVPAYFNDSQRQATKDAGRIAGLNVMSILNEPSAAAIAYGLDTKDHFHGIRTVFVFDFGGGTLDLTLLTIDNSGNITVKIHGGDTHLGGQDFDAAMVEFFASEFQRKNRIDLRGNKRAICRLKVASERAKRILSSTTQASIELESLHQGIDFYTSITRAKFEEINKNLFERCMELVHKCFEDSDMAKSSVDEVVLVGGSTRIPKLEQRLKDFFDGKDLCKKCINADEAVAYGAAIHASKLSGDKNEKIQDLKLWEVTPLSLGLKEQGGLMKVIIPRNTMIPTKKQDLFTTQFHNQEIVQIHIYEGERKIASNNNLLGSFDLEIPPAPRGVPMINVCFEIDSNSILHVSAEERATGVMKKVSVVSNKGRLSREEVERMVKDAEKYKAEDEEHRQKIEARNALENLAYNMRNLIEDEPVASELSAQDKKKINKAIDYTLKWIDESDFATVDEFKKEEEGLLSVFGPIILKMIEDLDARGSESGRKSLKKHSFEVVVSVVTGLVSAVCSVIQVIQG; this is translated from the exons ATGGGAGAAGGAAAATCATCATCAGTAGCCATAGGAATAGACCTGGGAACAACGTACTCGTGTGTTGCAGTGTGGCGCAATGATGGAGTTGAGATCATAACCAACGACCAAGGGAACAGAATAACACCTTCTTGTGTTGCATTCACTGATACTCAAAGAATGATTGGAGATGCTGCTAAGAATCAAGTTGCTGCCAATCCTACCAACACTGTCTTTG ACTCAAAGAGGTTAATTGGTAGAAAGTTCAGTGATCCTCATGTCCAGAATGACATGAAACTCTGGCCATTTCAAGTCACTAATGTTGATGACGTTCCAAAGATTGTTGTTGAGCACAAAGGTGAGATAAAGTCTTTCGCTGCTGAGGAAATCTCATCAATGATCTTAGCAAAGATGCGCGAAATCGCAGAGAAATTTCTTGGAACACAAGTAACGAATGCAGTTATTACAGTGCCTGCTTATTTCAACGACTCTCAGCGGCAAGCCACCAAAGATGCCGGCCGTATCGCCGGCCTGAACGTAATGAGCATACTCAACGAGCCAAGTGCCGCAGCAATTGCTTACGGCCTCGACACTAAAGATCATTTTCATGGAATCAGAACTGTCTTCGTCTTTGATTTTGGCGGTGGTACTTTGGATCTTACTCTTCTCACAATTGACAACAGTGGAAACATAACCGTCAAGATCCATGGCGGAGATACGCATCTCGGTGGACAGGATTTTGATGCAGCAATGGTTGAATTCTTTGCGAGTGAGTTTCAGAGAAAGAACAGGATTGACCTTAGAGGAAACAAAAGAGCCATATGCAGGTTGAAGGTTGCTAGCGAGAGAGCAAAGAGGATTCTCTCTTCAACAACTCAAGCCTCCATTGAGCTGGAATCTCTTCATCAGGGAATCGATTTCTACACATCAATCACTCGCGCTAAGTTCGAGGAAATCAACAAGAATCTCTTTGAGAGGTGCATGGAGCTTGTGCATAAGTGTTTCGAGGATAGTGACATGGCGAAAAGCAGCGTTGATGAGGTTGTGCTGGTAGGTGGATCGACTAGGATTCCGAAATTGGAGCAGCGGTTGAAGGACTTCTTCGACGGGAAGGATCTTTGCAAGAAGTGCATCAATGCGGACGAGGCGGTTGCATATGGTGCTGCAATCCATGCTTCAAAACTGAGTGGTGACAAAAATGAAAAGATTCAAGATCTGAAGCTCTGGGAAGTTACTCCTCTGTCCCTGGGCTTGAAAGAGCAAGGAGGTTTAATGAAAGTTATAATTCCAAGGAACACGATGATTCCTACAAAGAAGCAAGATCTGTTTACAACACAATTCCACAACCAAGAAATAGTCCAGATTCATATCTACGAGGGCGAGAGGAAAATTGCAAGCAACAACAACTTGCTCGGAAGTTTCGATCTGGAAATTCCTCCGGCACCTCGCGGCGTGCCGATGATTAATGTGTGCTTTGAAATAGATTCTAACAGTATCTTACATGTATCGGCGGAGGAAAGAGCAACGGGGGTGATGAAGAAGGTGTCTGTAGTGAGCAACAAAGGAAGATTATCGAGAGAAGAAGTTGAGAGGATGGTGAAAGATGCTGAGAAGTACAAGGCTGAAGATGAAGAGCACAGGCAGAAGATTGAAGCAAGGAATGCTTTGGAGAATCTTGCTTACAATATGAGGAATTTGATAGAAGATGAACCCGTTGCTTCAGAGCTATCTGCACAAGACAAGAAAAAGATTAACAAAGCTATTGATTATACATTGAAATGGATTGATGAGAGTGATTTTGCAACGGTGGATGAGTTTAAGAAGGAAGAGGAAGGTCTTTTGAGCGTGTTTGGTCCAATTATTTTGAAGATGATTGAAGATCTTGATGCTCGTGGTAGTGAAAGTGGAAGAAAAAGCTTGAAGAAACACAGTTTTGAGGTAGTAGTCAGCGTTGTCACTGGGTTGGTTTCTGCAGTGTGTTCTGTTATCCAAGTAATACAAGGATAA
- the LOC112798154 gene encoding pentatricopeptide repeat-containing protein At2g39620-like translates to MLRVGVEPDKYTFTFVLKACTGALDFDQGVAVHQYIASTKLECDVFIGTGLVDMYCKMGHFDSARKVFDRMSRKDVASWNAMISGLSQSSVPSEAMGIFRTMQMESVEPDSVSILNLAPAVSKLQDIDSCRSIHGYVVRRSIDGAVSNSLIDMYSKCSEVDVAYRIFDRMQAKDDVSWATMIAGYVSHGSFPEALQLLDQMKHKNIRMNKGSVLNTLLAATEMRDLEKGKEVHDYALRLGIMSDVAVATTVISMYTKCGELKKAKELFLSLEGKDSVAWSAFISALVQAGYPGEALSILQAMQQEGLKPDKATLISLVSACAEISHARLGKSMHCYAIKSDMESDISTITTLVSMYTRCELFTYALKLFNRMRYKDVVAWNTLINGFAKYGDPYIALEMFHRLQLSGTQPDSGTIVGLVLACTLLNGLDLGICLHGTIEKGGFGSDTHVKVALLDMYAKCGSLFSAEKLFCLTKPARDEVYWNVMIAGYLHNRCTDKAISAFNQMRLENVRPNLVTFVTILPSVSYFSVLKEAMAFHACIIRMGFVHSSSVGNSLIDVYAKCGQLSYSEKFFHEMENKDTVTWNAMLSGYGMHGQGDRALSLFSLMQEAGVSVDSVSYLNVLSACRHAGLIEEGRNIFKSMSKNHHLEPNMEHYACMVDLLGRAGLFDEVLSLINKIPEEPDAQVWGALLGACKIHSNMKLGEVALHHLLKLEPRNAVHYVVLSDIYAQYDRWIDAGRTRSNMIEHGLKKSPGYSWVGVHSQGSCISLK, encoded by the coding sequence ATGTTAAGGGTAGGGGTTGAACCAGACAAATATACATTTACCTTTGTTCTTAAGGCTTGTACTGGTGCTTTGGATTTTGATCAGGGTGTTGCAGTTCACCAATACATAGCTTCTACGAAGCTAGAATGTGATGTATTTATTGGGACTGGTCTTGTTGATATGTACTGTAAAATGGGACACTTCGATAGTGCTCGGAAGGTATTTGATAGAATGTCTAGGAAGGATGTTGCTTCCTGGAATGCAATGATTTCAGGGTTATCTCAGAGCTCAGTTCCTTCTGAAGCAATGGGAATATTCCGGACCATGCAGATGGAGAGTGTGGAGCCAGACTCTGTAAGCATCTTGAACTTGGCCCCAGCTGTTTCCAAATTACAGGATATTGATTCTTGCAGGTCTATTCATGGTTATGTAGTTAGGAGATCTATTGATGGTGCCGTTTCAAATTCATTGATTGATATGTACTCTAAATGCAGTGAAGTTGATGTGGCTTATCGGATATTTGACCGGATGCAGGCTAAAGATGATGTCTCATGGGCAACAATGATTGCTGGGTATGTATCTCATGGTAGTTTCCCTGAGGCTCTTCAATTACTTGACCAaatgaaacacaaaaatattaggATGAATAAGGGATCAGTTCTAAATACCCTTTTGGCAGCTACTGAGATGAGAGACTTAGAGAAAGGGAAGGAAGTTCATGATTATGCTTTAAGGCTTGGGATAATGTCAGATGTTGCTGTTGCTACCACAGTTATCAGCATGTATACAAAATGCGGCGAGTTGAAGAAAGCTAAAGAATTGTTTCTGAGTCTTGAAGGAAAAGATTCAGTTGCATGGTCTGCTTTTATATCAGCTCTTGTTCAAGCAGGGTATCCTGGGGAAGCTTTGTCTATATTGCAAGCGATGCAGCAAGAGGGTTTGAAACCAGATAAAGCAACTCTGATAAGTCTTGTTTCGGCATGTGCAGAAATCTCACATGCCAGATTAGGTAAGAGTATGCACTGCTATGCTATTAAATCAGATATGGAGTCTGATATCTCAACTATAACAACTCTTGTCTCAATGTACACTCGATGTGAATTATTTACATATGCTCTGAAGCTATTCAACCGAATGCGCTATAAAGATGTTGTCGCTTGGAATACCTTGATAAATGGGTTTGCCAAATATGGTGATCCATATATTGCATTGGAAATGTTTCATAGATTACAATTAAGTGGAACTCAACCGGATAGTGGAACCATTGTTGGTTTAGTTTTAGCTTGCACCCTTCTGAATGGCCTTGATCTTGGAATCTGCTTGCATGGGACTATTGAAAAGGGAGGGTTTGGATCTGACACTCATGTAAAGGTTGCTCTACTAGACATGTATGCCAAATGTGGGAGCCTTTTCTCAGCTGAGAAATTGTTTTGCTTAACAAAGCCTGCAAGAGATGAGGTATACTGGAATGTTATGATTGCAGGGTACCTGCATAACAGATGCACTGACAAAGCGATTTCCGCTTTCAATCAGATGAGACTAGAAAATGTGAGGCCTAATTTAGTGACATTTGTGACCATACTTCCATCTGTATCATATTTTTCAGTATTGAAAGAGGCCATGGCTTTTCACGCCTGCATAATCCGAATGGGATTTGTGCATAGTTCCTCTGTTGGAAACAGCCTAATAGATGTATATGCTAAATGTGGACAACTCAGTTATTCTGAGAAATTCTTTCATGAGATGGAAAACAAAGACACTGTCACATGGAATGCAATGCTTTCAGGCTATGGAATGCATGGCCAAGGCGACCGTGCCCTCTCTCTTTTTTCACTTATGCAAGAGGCTGGTGTCAGTGTTGATTCTGTTTCCTACCTCAATGTATTGTCTGCCTGCAGACATGCTGGTTTAATTGAAGAAGGAAGGAACATTTTCAAGTCTATGAGTAAAAATCACCATCTTGAACCAAATATGGAACACTATGCCTGCATGGTTGATCTTCTTGGCCGAGCTGGATTATTTGATGAAGTTTTGAGTTTAATCAATAAGATTCCGGAAGAACCTGATGCTCAAGTATGGGGTGCGCTCTTGGGAGCATGCAAAATTCATTCCAATATGAAGTTAGGAGAGGTTGCCCTCCATCACCTCCTTAAACTTGAACCGAGAAATGCCGTTCATTATGTGGTATTGTCTGATATATATGCTCAATATGATAGATGGATTGATGCTGGAAGAACAAGGTCAAATATGATTGAACATGGCTTGAAGAAAAGTCCAGGGTACAGTTGGGTTGGAGTTCATAGTCAAGGTTCATGCATTTCTCTAAAGTGA